A single window of Candidatus Cloacimonadota bacterium DNA harbors:
- a CDS encoding PAS domain S-box protein encodes MTEKSDQKKKNAPEVRSDSGIELSVFRQFAQSSNLGFGMATVEGITEYVNPALCRMLEIDKEEILGESFIQFYPPDMQKKLKEEVIASVMKNGSWQGELSFKTKSGKMIHTFESYAVIYDEKGKPMFINDVIRDITELKRLQEIEIESIKSKQQQEAKQEKEKLLHNLNERLKEMSTLYQFEKIENNTDLSIVESLQKIAEILPAGFQFPDITEATVKYDNTYYTTEHYKKTYNYLEAPIIINNEEKGFVRVDYTKKVIPDRKNQFLDEEKKLIETIASNTANLIIRRESERRLAESEKKFREIVNALNDAIYNSDNQGKLTFVNQALCDIFGYKEDEILGKPFGMFIIPEAQEKFLIAYKDSFKNKKAHDVLEVPVIKKDGSKRVVEIKPTIIFEDGKPVGSLGIIRDITEQKEWEQKMRESEERYRSFVENFHGIAFRSKMDWTPIYFHGSVEEITGYTEAEFINGNPRWDQIIHKDDLKKLIAESSKKGIQKEGYIANRQYRIITKHGKTKWVLDYIKTVYDEVNGENILQGALYNITEQVNAQEKSVILDSTPTLVAYHDLKHEIIWANKTACESVQMELDEVVGKKCYEMWASRKKECENCPVRKSWETGEIVKGEMETPDGRYWMIYAGPVFDDKGKVIGAVETTLDITEQRVIGLELQHNQNMLRQIIDTVPSSIFIKDRDGKYLLVNSLMAEQHNTTPEELVGKYDYEIAQKWFEKVDYQEFRAREQKSIDSNTTLFIPEESFIHQDGTVRWSQTTKIPFELYDKEKCLLVISIDITNRKISEESLRIAKERYETAEESAHLGHWEMDIETGKSLWSDEFFRICGFEPGAFSPTEEIGMQSIHPDDRDKAAKAVEESIANKKPYAIEKRIVRPNGEIRWVHSIGKIICDKDEKPIKLQGSFLDITERKKAEKLQETFYKISNAVSTTDDIQDLYRRIQLYLGNIIDTTNFYIALYDSKKQYISFGYYADESFENPDHMPSGRPFGKGLTEYVLSTGKPLFATRQTQHELAEKGEIEVIGRLSEIWLGVPLCIDSGQIGVIAVQSYIDPNLYTKNDIEILNFVSQEIALAINRKQVEEKIKRELKEKELLLREIHHRTKNNLQTICGLLQLQEYSINSKEDAVKGFEASQDRIRAMSSAYEILLSSEYMSEVTLGEYITLLVEQIKKNYDIHNKVKLAFSLDEVSFETEKLSKLGLILNEIITNSIKYAFEDMEKGTVKLRLSQDEKNVILKISDNGGGIPKEIDLKNPKTLGLSLIDMLVYEFGGTYLLNINKGTSYTLNIPKHGRS; translated from the coding sequence ATGACAGAAAAAAGTGACCAGAAGAAAAAAAATGCACCCGAGGTTAGATCGGATTCAGGAATTGAACTGTCAGTTTTTAGACAATTTGCTCAATCCTCAAATCTTGGTTTTGGCATGGCTACGGTAGAAGGAATCACCGAATATGTTAATCCTGCACTCTGTCGAATGCTTGAAATTGATAAAGAGGAAATTCTCGGGGAATCATTCATTCAATTTTATCCTCCGGATATGCAAAAGAAATTGAAAGAGGAAGTAATTGCATCAGTTATGAAAAATGGAAGCTGGCAGGGTGAATTGAGTTTTAAAACAAAAAGTGGAAAAATGATTCATACCTTTGAAAGTTATGCAGTGATATACGATGAAAAAGGCAAACCTATGTTCATCAATGACGTGATACGAGATATAACTGAGTTAAAAAGACTTCAAGAGATCGAAATAGAATCAATAAAATCAAAACAGCAGCAAGAAGCAAAGCAAGAAAAAGAAAAATTATTACATAACCTCAATGAACGCCTAAAGGAGATGTCGACACTGTATCAGTTTGAGAAAATCGAGAATAATACTGATCTTTCTATTGTGGAGTCACTACAAAAAATAGCTGAAATACTACCTGCAGGATTTCAATTTCCAGATATTACAGAAGCCACAGTTAAGTATGACAATACATATTATACGACGGAGCATTATAAAAAAACTTACAACTATTTGGAAGCACCGATTATAATCAATAATGAAGAAAAGGGTTTTGTGCGAGTTGACTATACAAAGAAAGTGATACCTGACCGGAAGAATCAATTCTTGGATGAAGAGAAGAAACTGATTGAAACGATTGCCTCAAATACTGCAAATCTCATTATAAGAAGAGAGTCAGAAAGGAGATTGGCAGAAAGTGAGAAGAAATTTCGGGAAATCGTTAATGCTCTTAATGATGCAATTTATAACTCAGACAATCAGGGTAAGCTTACCTTTGTCAATCAAGCACTTTGTGATATTTTTGGTTATAAAGAAGATGAGATCTTAGGAAAACCTTTTGGAATGTTCATAATTCCTGAAGCACAAGAAAAATTCTTGATAGCTTACAAAGATTCTTTTAAAAATAAAAAAGCACACGATGTCCTAGAAGTTCCAGTTATTAAAAAAGATGGTTCAAAAAGAGTAGTTGAGATCAAACCGACCATTATCTTTGAAGATGGTAAACCTGTAGGTTCCCTTGGAATCATACGGGATATTACTGAGCAAAAGGAGTGGGAACAAAAGATGCGGGAGAGCGAAGAACGTTACCGCTCATTTGTGGAAAACTTCCATGGTATTGCCTTTCGAAGTAAAATGGACTGGACTCCAATCTATTTCCATGGTTCTGTTGAGGAGATAACAGGATATACCGAAGCAGAATTTATTAACGGAAATCCACGCTGGGATCAGATCATTCACAAAGATGATCTTAAGAAACTAATTGCAGAATCCTCAAAAAAAGGAATCCAAAAAGAAGGATATATCGCAAATCGTCAATACCGAATAATTACTAAACATGGAAAAACCAAATGGGTGTTGGATTATATTAAGACAGTATATGATGAAGTCAATGGAGAAAATATCCTACAAGGAGCTCTCTACAATATAACTGAACAAGTGAATGCGCAAGAAAAATCTGTCATTTTGGATAGTACTCCAACGCTTGTGGCTTATCATGATCTGAAACATGAAATAATCTGGGCTAATAAGACTGCCTGTGAATCTGTTCAAATGGAATTGGATGAAGTTGTTGGGAAAAAATGTTATGAGATGTGGGCATCACGGAAGAAGGAATGTGAAAACTGCCCTGTTCGAAAATCGTGGGAAACGGGTGAGATCGTTAAAGGGGAAATGGAGACACCTGATGGTCGATACTGGATGATCTATGCCGGACCTGTGTTTGACGATAAAGGAAAGGTGATCGGTGCTGTTGAAACTACCCTTGATATAACAGAACAGAGAGTAATTGGATTAGAACTTCAGCATAACCAGAACATGCTCCGCCAGATCATCGATACAGTTCCAAGCAGTATCTTTATAAAAGATCGAGATGGGAAGTATCTGCTCGTTAATAGTCTTATGGCTGAGCAGCATAACACGACACCGGAAGAGCTTGTCGGCAAATATGACTATGAGATCGCACAAAAATGGTTTGAAAAAGTAGATTATCAGGAGTTTCGGGCACGTGAGCAAAAATCAATAGATTCGAATACTACCCTTTTCATTCCTGAAGAATCATTTATTCATCAGGATGGGACAGTACGATGGTCTCAAACAACAAAAATTCCCTTTGAACTCTATGATAAAGAGAAATGTCTGCTTGTTATTTCCATCGATATAACTAATCGTAAGATTTCAGAAGAATCGCTGAGGATAGCAAAGGAACGATACGAAACAGCAGAGGAATCAGCTCATCTCGGGCACTGGGAAATGGATATCGAAACCGGAAAGAGTTTGTGGTCCGATGAATTCTTCCGTATTTGCGGCTTCGAGCCGGGAGCATTCAGTCCAACTGAAGAGATCGGTATGCAATCAATCCATCCGGATGATAGAGATAAAGCTGCAAAAGCAGTTGAAGAATCGATTGCAAACAAAAAACCCTATGCTATCGAGAAAAGGATCGTGAGACCTAATGGTGAGATTCGATGGGTGCATTCGATCGGAAAGATCATATGTGATAAAGATGAAAAACCAATAAAGCTTCAGGGATCGTTTCTAGATATCACAGAACGGAAGAAAGCAGAGAAGCTTCAGGAAACTTTCTATAAGATCTCTAACGCAGTAAGCACCACGGATGATATTCAGGATCTTTACAGACGAATTCAGTTATATCTTGGTAATATCATTGATACAACGAACTTCTATATAGCACTTTACGACAGCAAGAAACAATACATCTCATTTGGATATTATGCAGATGAAAGTTTTGAAAATCCGGATCATATGCCTTCGGGGCGTCCTTTCGGAAAGGGTTTGACTGAATATGTGCTTTCAACGGGTAAACCTTTGTTTGCAACCAGACAAACACAACATGAATTGGCAGAGAAAGGAGAAATTGAGGTCATCGGAAGATTATCTGAGATCTGGCTGGGTGTTCCACTTTGTATTGATAGTGGTCAAATTGGTGTGATAGCAGTCCAAAGCTATATCGATCCCAACCTTTATACAAAGAATGATATAGAGATACTCAATTTTGTATCCCAGGAAATAGCACTTGCCATCAACCGCAAACAGGTAGAAGAAAAGATAAAACGAGAATTAAAGGAAAAGGAGCTTCTGCTCAGAGAAATTCATCATAGAACAAAAAATAATCTTCAAACGATCTGCGGTTTATTGCAGCTCCAGGAATATTCGATCAACTCCAAAGAGGATGCGGTCAAGGGTTTCGAAGCAAGCCAGGACAGGATCAGGGCTATGTCGAGTGCCTACGAAATATTGCTCAGTTCAGAATACATGTCTGAAGTCACACTGGGAGAATATATTACCTTACTTGTTGAACAGATAAAGAAAAACTATGATATTCATAACAAGGTCAAGCTTGCATTTTCACTCGATGAAGTATCTTTTGAAACTGAGAAGTTAAGTAAACTCGGATTAATATTGAATGAAATTATTACGAATTCAATTAAATATGCTTTTGAGGATATGGAAAAAGGAACTGTAAAACTAAGATTATCGCAGGATGAAAAAAATGTGATCTTAAAGATATCAGATAACGGTGGGGGTATCCCCAAAGAAATAGATCTAAAAAATCCTAAAACCCTCGGTTTATCATTAATTGATATGTTGGTGTATGAATTTGGTGGTACCTATTTACTGAATATAAATAAGGGCACCAGCTATACGTTGAATATTCCCAAGCATGGACGTTCATAG